One Triticum dicoccoides isolate Atlit2015 ecotype Zavitan chromosome 5B, WEW_v2.0, whole genome shotgun sequence genomic window carries:
- the LOC119312075 gene encoding AP-1 complex subunit sigma-1 gives MINFVLLISRQGKVRLTKWYSPYTQKERTKVIRELSGLILTRGPKLCNFVEWRGYKVVYRRYASLYFCMCIDADDNELEVLEIIHHFVEILDRYFGSVCELDLIFNFHKAYYVLDEILISGELQESSKKNVARLIAAQDSLVEAAKEEAGSISNIIAQATK, from the exons ATG ATTAATTTCGTGCTCCTAATCAGCCGCCAGGGCAAGGTGAGGCTCACCAAGTGGTACTCGCCTTACACCCAGAAGGAGAGGACTAAG GTCATCCGTGAGCTTAGTGGGCTCATTCTTACTCGAGGGCCAAAACTCTGCAACTTTGTCGAGTGGAGAGGTTACAAGGTTGTGTACAGAAG GTATGCCAGCCTCTATTTCTGCATGTGTATCGATGCTGATGATAATGAGCTCGAAGTCCTTGAAATTATCCATCATTTTGTTGAGATACTGGACCGTTATTTCGGCAGT GTATGCGAGCTGGATTTGATATTCAATTTCCACAAG GCGTACTACGTACTGGATGAGATTCTCATTTCTGGTGAGCTTCAGGAATCTAGCAAGAAGAATGTTGCAAGACTTATTGCTGCACAG GATTCGTTGGTAGAGGCTGCTAAAGAGGAAGCTGGCTCCATCAGTAACATCATTGCCCAGGCTACGAAGTAA